Proteins from a single region of Chitinibacter bivalviorum:
- a CDS encoding DNA translocase FtsK, with product MKKIQQLFDSLNQKLEGDLSQLDPLKDQPALPQAPAPSEHEAQERSASKLDAMFELPLSPMANAAAKGLGSLKSMISPVTSKIGAKVADVLHHATEKSGNSQPDAPRGQRIEPQFDPLFAPRQTKVAAPQHDLPPKRVSPQENPSAPLIRTAGYQSTQQSEYDLAADTLADDGEFDAGLPSDIRTQQIDAAQPLANQFACNEAAKSTASPQLIERFNAKPTAAAFAQPTPEVHSVKPERSEQHSAVVADPITTPSPAQMSPPSPPILSAEQVKTPSQPLPPPRKAKRDLPVLDMSHIQRNLERSQRKLAIEGAKMPERKVPEPLPVIDPSEVRERLQDIRSGKQPSPKITPAHSARTPLTHSQPVRPPAAGTAAKPQTEALRVSSPEVIRVFQAANPAQNAATMLPTGANPLSHADDARTRIVDSAAVIAAEQVTTAIASSPNSPTIVHDADAYYAVPHSAEFDSAVSLHVGSSASAAQSKASEPVSSFGYVAAGLSGNAVQGYTHGTQQLEFAPPEVPQRPQQFLRPDTIAPAARPAPNPAWRGEDGLCLPLELLRPATVQAITVTQEDLLERSILIEEKLNEFKVKVSVLDAYAGPVITRFEVEPATGIRGAQVVNLAKDLARSLGLASVRVVETIPGKTCMGLELPNPTRQMIRLSEILSAPEYHGQVSPLTIALGKDISGIPVATDLAKTPHMLVAGTTGSGKSVGVNAMILSILFKATPDEVRFIMIDPKMLELSVYEGIPHLLAPVVTDMKLAANALNWCVGEMEKRYRLMSAMGVRNLAGFNQKVAEAEAAGRKLTNPFTLTPDDPEPLEHLPMIVVVVDEFADLMMVAGKKIEELIARLAQKARAAGIHLILATQRPSVDVITGLIKANIPTRLAFQVSSKIDSRTILDQMGAEALLGQGDMLFLPPGTGYPQRIHGAFVDDAEVHCVVEYLKQLGEPNYIEGVLYPATEAEAGGNWSGIPGDAEENDPLYDEAVAHVLRSRRASISAVQRQFRIGYNRAARLIEQMESAGIVSGMESNGNRTVLAPSND from the coding sequence ATGAAAAAAATACAGCAGTTGTTTGATTCTTTGAATCAAAAATTAGAAGGTGATTTATCGCAGCTTGATCCGCTCAAAGATCAGCCAGCCTTACCCCAAGCCCCAGCGCCATCTGAGCACGAAGCACAAGAGAGGAGTGCTTCGAAGCTCGATGCAATGTTTGAATTGCCTTTATCACCCATGGCCAACGCCGCCGCGAAAGGCTTGGGCTCGCTCAAGTCGATGATTAGCCCCGTCACGAGCAAAATTGGCGCGAAAGTGGCTGATGTGCTGCATCATGCTACTGAAAAATCAGGCAATAGCCAGCCAGATGCACCGCGTGGGCAAAGAATAGAGCCCCAATTTGATCCCTTGTTTGCGCCTCGCCAAACCAAGGTCGCTGCACCTCAGCATGATTTGCCGCCAAAGCGCGTTTCTCCACAAGAAAATCCATCAGCACCATTAATTCGTACTGCTGGGTATCAGTCTACACAACAATCTGAATATGATTTGGCGGCGGATACCCTTGCTGATGATGGCGAATTTGATGCTGGCCTACCATCTGATATACGCACACAGCAAATTGATGCCGCTCAGCCACTCGCTAATCAATTCGCTTGCAATGAAGCGGCCAAATCGACAGCATCGCCGCAGTTAATTGAGCGCTTTAATGCTAAGCCGACTGCCGCAGCTTTTGCTCAGCCTACGCCAGAGGTGCACAGCGTTAAGCCAGAGCGCTCGGAGCAACACAGCGCCGTGGTGGCCGACCCTATAACAACGCCCAGCCCAGCCCAGATGTCGCCACCCAGCCCGCCTATTTTGTCGGCGGAACAAGTTAAAACGCCCAGCCAACCTTTACCGCCGCCACGCAAAGCAAAACGGGATTTGCCAGTGCTCGATATGAGCCATATTCAGCGCAATTTGGAGCGCAGTCAGCGCAAATTAGCGATTGAAGGCGCGAAAATGCCGGAACGCAAAGTGCCTGAGCCTTTGCCGGTGATTGATCCATCTGAAGTGCGTGAACGCTTGCAGGATATTCGCAGCGGCAAACAACCCAGCCCGAAAATTACGCCAGCGCATTCGGCACGAACTCCATTAACACATAGTCAGCCTGTACGCCCGCCGGCCGCAGGTACGGCCGCTAAGCCGCAGACTGAAGCGTTACGAGTGAGCTCACCTGAAGTCATACGCGTATTTCAAGCAGCAAACCCAGCCCAGAATGCTGCGACTATGTTGCCAACAGGCGCAAACCCACTGAGTCACGCGGATGACGCTCGGACACGGATCGTAGATAGCGCGGCGGTCATCGCAGCGGAGCAAGTTACTACCGCGATTGCTAGCTCGCCAAATAGCCCAACGATCGTTCACGACGCGGATGCCTATTATGCTGTGCCGCATTCCGCTGAATTTGACTCTGCCGTTTCACTACATGTTGGCAGCAGTGCTTCAGCCGCGCAAAGTAAAGCCAGCGAACCAGTGTCTTCCTTTGGGTATGTTGCCGCAGGTCTTTCTGGTAATGCTGTTCAGGGTTATACCCATGGTACACAGCAGCTGGAGTTCGCGCCACCTGAAGTACCACAAAGGCCGCAGCAGTTTTTACGGCCAGATACGATTGCTCCTGCAGCACGCCCAGCCCCCAATCCTGCGTGGCGTGGTGAAGATGGCTTGTGTTTGCCGCTGGAATTATTGCGCCCTGCGACGGTACAAGCGATCACCGTCACGCAAGAAGACTTGCTGGAGCGCAGTATTCTGATCGAAGAAAAGCTCAATGAATTCAAAGTCAAGGTCAGCGTGCTAGACGCCTACGCAGGGCCAGTAATTACGCGCTTTGAAGTTGAGCCTGCGACGGGGATTCGCGGCGCGCAGGTGGTGAATTTGGCCAAAGACTTGGCACGCTCGCTGGGGTTGGCCTCAGTGCGTGTTGTTGAAACGATTCCGGGTAAAACTTGTATGGGATTGGAATTGCCCAATCCAACGCGGCAAATGATTCGTCTGTCTGAAATCCTCTCTGCGCCCGAATACCATGGGCAGGTATCCCCCCTGACCATCGCACTTGGCAAGGATATTAGTGGTATACCCGTTGCCACCGATCTGGCTAAAACACCGCATATGCTGGTGGCAGGTACGACCGGCTCGGGTAAATCGGTCGGCGTGAACGCGATGATCTTGTCTATTTTGTTTAAAGCCACGCCCGATGAAGTGCGCTTTATTATGATCGACCCAAAAATGCTGGAATTGTCGGTGTATGAAGGCATTCCGCACTTGCTCGCACCCGTTGTAACCGATATGAAGCTCGCCGCGAATGCATTGAACTGGTGCGTCGGCGAGATGGAAAAACGCTACCGGCTAATGAGCGCGATGGGCGTGCGTAACTTGGCGGGCTTTAATCAGAAAGTGGCTGAAGCCGAGGCCGCTGGGCGCAAGCTGACCAATCCGTTTACGCTCACGCCAGATGATCCAGAGCCGCTGGAGCACCTGCCGATGATTGTGGTGGTGGTCGATGAGTTTGCTGATTTGATGATGGTGGCGGGAAAGAAAATCGAGGAATTGATTGCTCGCCTTGCGCAAAAAGCGCGCGCGGCGGGTATTCACCTTATTTTGGCGACGCAGCGTCCATCGGTGGATGTGATTACGGGTTTGATTAAGGCGAATATTCCAACGCGTTTGGCCTTCCAGGTGTCGAGCAAAATTGATAGCCGTACGATTCTTGATCAAATGGGCGCCGAGGCGTTACTGGGGCAGGGTGATATGTTGTTCTTGCCGCCGGGTACGGGCTATCCGCAGCGGATTCACGGTGCCTTTGTCGATGATGCTGAAGTCCATTGTGTGGTGGAATACCTCAAGCAATTGGGCGAGCCGAACTACATCGAAGGCGTGCTGTATCCAGCGACTGAGGCTGAAGCGGGTGGTAATTGGTCGGGTATTCCGGGCGATGCCGAAGAGAATGATCCGCTCTATGACGAAGCGGTGGCGCATGTCTTGCGCAGCCGTCGGGCGTCAATTTCTGCAGTGCAGCGGCAATTTAGAATTGGTTACAACCGCGCGGCACGCTTGATCGAGCAAATGGAAAGCGCAGGAATTGTTAGCGGGATGGAAAGTAACGGCAATCGCACGGTATTGGCACCGTCCAATGATTGA
- a CDS encoding serine/threonine protein kinase, with protein sequence MKSFGDGRFQVEKKLGQGAQGLVYLARDTHLDRAVAIKVLHSQPLQALNEAQLVSRIQHPNIVTLYDAFADHAHPCLVFEYVAGETLGDYLRREKKMQPVAAVKMMIAILAGLHAAHEKGVIHRDMKPQNIILDDEKQPRIMDFGVASQRGQSYEGLQGTAGFISPEMINNLPVDAQADVFACGVILYQMLTGKLVADGESVMAILYRTAHEAFDPPSNFNDQIDEQLDHLVMAALFKNPEARYSDAGEMRVALLDWLDTAGGENGAESSDARHSTIEFLLRRLRHSADFPALSQTIAAINRVDESNAEKVQSLSGVILQDFSLTNKLLKIVNSASFGQFGGSISTVSRAIVILGFDRIRSLAVTILLFEHMQNKGHAARLRDVVLEIFFGGVLCRKLAEKSGWRDVEEALICGMFQHLGRLLTHFYFNEESLEIIKRKTQTGERESIAAEAILGVSYAELGVAIAKEWNFPDRIVISMRPLPETKVKEPANQSERLRVFANLASDLLPVIAMKAQESVPHMQKLMQHYISVVPWSEREFREILQEAAKQYLAYLSVLQIELGSATFANQLRALAGLKPELGAGGQDTSSLVAESGLTVPPTITNPAAMLSAGIQDITNTLVGDFNLNDVLRMILETMFRSVGFDRVLFCTRDVKKGTMVARFGFGKEVDAILPKFSFPVSPLADVFQLVLARNADVFIEDVDAESIAQRIPDWYRTLSQAKTLVVFPVVVDKKPIGLFYADRFAAHSLHLPHEQLNLLKTLRNQAILAIRQKQMGG encoded by the coding sequence ATGAAATCGTTTGGTGATGGTCGTTTTCAGGTGGAAAAAAAGCTCGGGCAAGGGGCTCAGGGCTTGGTTTATCTGGCGCGTGATACGCATTTAGACCGTGCGGTGGCGATCAAAGTACTGCACAGTCAGCCCTTGCAAGCGCTGAATGAAGCGCAACTTGTCAGTCGTATCCAGCATCCCAATATTGTGACCTTGTACGACGCATTTGCTGATCATGCCCATCCCTGTTTAGTGTTTGAATATGTCGCCGGTGAAACACTGGGCGATTATTTGCGCCGTGAGAAAAAAATGCAGCCCGTGGCGGCTGTCAAAATGATGATTGCGATTTTGGCCGGCTTGCATGCTGCGCACGAAAAAGGCGTGATTCATCGTGATATGAAGCCGCAAAATATCATTCTGGATGATGAAAAACAGCCGCGAATTATGGATTTTGGCGTTGCCAGCCAGCGCGGCCAAAGTTATGAAGGGCTGCAAGGAACGGCAGGATTTATCTCCCCCGAGATGATCAACAATCTCCCCGTCGATGCGCAGGCGGATGTGTTTGCTTGTGGCGTGATTTTGTATCAAATGCTCACGGGCAAGCTGGTCGCTGACGGCGAAAGCGTAATGGCTATTTTGTATCGCACCGCGCATGAGGCGTTTGATCCGCCTTCTAATTTTAACGATCAGATTGATGAGCAACTCGACCATCTGGTGATGGCCGCTTTGTTCAAAAACCCTGAAGCGCGCTATAGCGATGCAGGGGAAATGCGCGTGGCTTTGCTCGATTGGCTCGATACTGCAGGCGGTGAAAATGGGGCTGAGTCGAGTGATGCTCGACATAGCACCATCGAGTTTTTGTTACGCCGTCTGCGCCATTCCGCCGATTTTCCCGCTTTGTCACAAACCATCGCAGCGATTAATCGGGTGGATGAATCCAATGCAGAAAAAGTCCAAAGCCTATCAGGCGTGATTTTGCAGGATTTTTCGCTCACGAATAAATTACTTAAAATTGTGAATTCGGCGAGTTTCGGGCAATTTGGCGGCTCGATCAGTACGGTATCGCGTGCGATTGTGATTTTGGGTTTTGATCGAATCCGCAGTTTGGCGGTCACGATTTTGCTATTTGAGCATATGCAAAATAAAGGCCATGCTGCTCGGCTGCGTGATGTGGTGCTTGAGATTTTTTTCGGCGGCGTTTTGTGCCGCAAGCTGGCGGAAAAAAGTGGCTGGCGTGATGTCGAGGAAGCATTAATTTGCGGCATGTTCCAGCATCTAGGCCGATTGCTGACTCATTTTTACTTTAATGAAGAAAGCCTAGAGATCATAAAGCGCAAAACTCAAACGGGTGAGCGCGAATCAATTGCGGCTGAGGCCATTTTAGGTGTGAGCTATGCCGAATTAGGCGTGGCCATTGCCAAAGAATGGAATTTCCCTGATCGCATCGTCATTAGTATGCGCCCTTTACCTGAAACCAAGGTTAAAGAGCCCGCCAATCAAAGCGAGAGACTCCGAGTTTTTGCCAATTTGGCTTCTGATTTATTGCCGGTGATTGCGATGAAGGCACAGGAAAGTGTGCCGCATATGCAAAAACTAATGCAGCACTATATTTCAGTGGTGCCATGGTCCGAGCGTGAATTTCGCGAGATACTGCAAGAAGCAGCCAAGCAATATTTGGCCTATCTATCTGTGTTGCAAATCGAATTGGGCAGCGCAACTTTTGCAAATCAACTTCGTGCGCTTGCAGGACTTAAGCCAGAGCTGGGTGCGGGAGGGCAAGACACGTCGTCGCTGGTCGCCGAGTCGGGATTAACTGTCCCTCCAACCATTACCAATCCTGCTGCAATGCTCTCGGCGGGAATTCAAGACATTACCAATACCTTGGTTGGTGATTTTAATCTCAATGATGTATTGCGGATGATTTTGGAAACGATGTTCCGCAGCGTGGGTTTTGATCGCGTGCTGTTTTGTACTCGGGATGTCAAAAAAGGCACTATGGTTGCGCGATTTGGTTTTGGCAAAGAGGTGGATGCGATTTTGCCAAAATTCAGTTTTCCAGTTAGCCCCTTAGCAGATGTGTTCCAACTCGTGTTGGCGAGAAACGCCGATGTGTTTATTGAGGATGTCGACGCAGAAAGTATTGCACAGCGTATCCCTGATTGGTATCGCACACTCTCGCAAGCTAAAACGCTAGTCGTTTTTCCGGTGGTAGTCGATAAAAAACCCATCGGTTTATTTTATGCCGATCGCTTTGCTGCACATTCTTTGCATCTGCCGCATGAGCAGCTCAATCTGCTAAAAACCCTGCGTAATCAAGCGATTCTGGCGATCCGACAAAAACAAATGGGGGGCTGA
- a CDS encoding phasin family protein produces MFNAQKQFAELSQANLEKSLRLTNIALAGAERLFQLQVGIARDLLAENAETAKSLAQVKNVQELVDLQKTLTQPSVEKNIAVARTIYEAASSTQAELNKLIEEQVLEFNKNLVSSLEQAAQQAPASGAAVNMFKNAVESANTAFETVQKTSQRIANDLTQATVAAVESGVKTVETVTRASKSA; encoded by the coding sequence ATGTTTAACGCACAAAAACAATTTGCAGAACTGAGCCAAGCTAATCTTGAGAAATCTTTGCGTCTGACGAATATCGCTTTAGCGGGTGCTGAGCGTTTGTTCCAGTTGCAAGTGGGCATCGCCCGCGATTTGTTGGCTGAAAATGCAGAAACTGCTAAATCTCTTGCTCAAGTTAAGAACGTGCAAGAATTGGTTGATCTGCAAAAAACACTGACTCAACCTAGTGTTGAGAAAAATATCGCAGTTGCCCGTACTATTTACGAAGCAGCAAGCAGCACTCAAGCTGAATTGAACAAACTGATCGAAGAGCAAGTTTTGGAATTCAACAAAAACTTGGTGTCTTCTTTGGAACAAGCCGCTCAACAAGCTCCTGCTTCTGGCGCAGCGGTAAATATGTTCAAAAATGCGGTTGAAAGCGCTAATACTGCATTTGAAACAGTGCAAAAAACTAGCCAACGCATTGCCAATGATCTGACGCAAGCGACTGTTGCTGCGGTTGAATCTGGCGTAAAAACGGTTGAAACTGTAACGCGTGCTTCAAAATCAGCCTAA
- a CDS encoding mechanosensitive ion channel family protein produces the protein MSLMPSWLVDIFPSAVDKPTQHDVLASLLFIVFLIVTRMLVKRAVIQRTDLSLEVKRRWLVTLRNIWFVLFVSGLMMIWGRELQTLAVSMVAIAAAIVLATKEMILCMMGSIYRTSTHAFSVGDRIEFNKLKGQVIDTNVLSFTLTESSYASAQQGTVGRVVTIPNSLLLGNPVFNETRLGQFVMHTVHLHVPRDADWQRVEEILLQAGNEAIAGYADELSVHVLEQAQQQVLNSINVEPRVRIDLEDIDAIAFQLQLPVPLGQRAKVEQSILRHYLRICPQSL, from the coding sequence ATGTCTTTGATGCCGAGCTGGCTGGTCGATATTTTCCCATCGGCGGTTGATAAACCCACGCAGCACGATGTGCTCGCGTCCTTGCTGTTCATCGTGTTTCTGATTGTGACCCGCATGTTGGTAAAGCGTGCGGTCATTCAGCGTACGGATCTCAGCCTGGAGGTCAAGCGTCGCTGGTTGGTCACTCTGCGCAATATATGGTTTGTATTATTCGTTAGCGGCTTGATGATGATTTGGGGTCGCGAGCTGCAAACCTTGGCTGTGTCGATGGTCGCAATTGCGGCTGCTATTGTCTTGGCAACCAAAGAAATGATTTTGTGCATGATGGGCTCAATCTATCGCACTAGTACCCATGCGTTTAGCGTTGGAGATCGCATTGAGTTTAACAAGCTCAAAGGGCAGGTAATTGATACCAATGTCTTGTCGTTTACCTTAACCGAGTCAAGCTATGCCAGCGCTCAGCAAGGCACGGTAGGGCGGGTTGTCACGATCCCAAATAGTCTTTTGCTGGGAAATCCGGTTTTTAATGAAACGCGACTTGGCCAATTTGTAATGCACACGGTGCATTTGCATGTACCGCGTGATGCAGATTGGCAGCGGGTTGAAGAAATCCTCTTGCAAGCAGGTAATGAAGCCATTGCCGGATATGCGGATGAATTATCGGTCCATGTTTTGGAGCAAGCCCAGCAGCAGGTACTCAATAGCATCAATGTTGAGCCGCGGGTGCGGATTGATTTGGAAGACATCGACGCGATCGCCTTCCAATTGCAATTGCCCGTACCACTCGGGCAACGCGCCAAGGTCGAGCAGTCGATTTTGCGTCACTATCTGCGAATCTGCCCTCAATCGCTTTAG